The Zingiber officinale cultivar Zhangliang chromosome 9A, Zo_v1.1, whole genome shotgun sequence genome window below encodes:
- the LOC122018656 gene encoding uncharacterized protein LOC122018656 isoform X3: MEVDYKSKPRRELQALCKQHGLPANLTNARMAENLASLLQKANSEEIKPKGCLKGSGGSSAEEGGGRLLPKKVSFSLHEVGVRALPERRRSSRRKSVVGFAPKEVTEGASEAKIELEVRKTSKRYHCNSPDRNGEDELATNFPCPGGIPLDEKHDGAVPITRNLRSRVITVEGSKALQGDIKVPRRIVTRSNRKKAQVEVVASIPEVHSEEMKSSSDDGLVNKGRSKRQKCGNATVKIDERHDNFTKSQNLLNSQESGTSVAPVADETVAIKKIRKLGRNKKTNEATDVTDPSIKHTVVVPVTKSSVVHEPNKEIKRPNHNAPELQICVEKLVHITAKAKKLHNLQIGQVINEPPNEDSYVDCTVGDGRETHLGQKHVEELQRKSRCTRSGLVLEANKNDGRLRAKKRTKSSCLDDDSFSHGKVEVTSRSDSTDLLDEKGSSCRHEDVSEQTVEVIDSHIDQGPFHPCLSLFATEDIPTINAHNSFFGEEQPMHKHENSSKKTAANELNVAEEKNFLTKEVEPVGFDLLDTKKMDSNVGFSCSSQVIPSADWSVKNVTLEGGSSHSGLDSTNKVKDRQGSQGFVGESAFKHTYDNQMLVRDDNDFLSNNSIDVSIKLKDGSSYSEEVMKEDSSTVLETECMSNTIYSKDQKDGDGLNMCLNIRDAPFICHREEHSHVSATHTCSLNQPKTITLQVNGDGVQENTSNTSSCDSDLKDKAVLPLTVFACNDLVDFFDQPKISRNSIGSYGVASMASSSAAYEEFYGLKDTNDTNVPCDSLHAYEVVKQEGILKYSSSNCEITANSVEHSQGEQRQSQESSTAVPDFQSCNIVQDDDRCVNKFSSCSRCVINCNFSEQAIDQRVLSPIRPEISSEIQKTPLEVKVINIPSSGDNLYKNHHDDNSSRVDLIKPSDHRELSGFRSYGRNSYSEGFGMQGGKSTSLPEKSGGAITVIFEQMKGLQFDVAKEVPSELKLFVDYEAQANLQDELNLEKQQVLRTGSSLSTVASPKSEMASDALLSDDERRHDGTKGVDLPSHSGFKDKRIGPAITEINDVLGSSCKDTFDHSPVHLAQSSGKFQGDIWATISTSNSVRKIEAVCESPCEEDNLEVINMEDHQPQMAVSPFCVVSSIEGNACFLNDEFKQPKHANSSESANAIEEDAPNKLSLSLSVPKDINIVNNDDLSISRVEKKSEFLAPFSGGLKEVKEVAVIHDGVENSGLNASYGFSNCESKHAKSLSNGSALAIKSYMESVHNLDEVQNKFQASLDADSKITGIPVNEGGLKGRKSYGTTASSVKYACCTNVDLPMDNVKDEENNLNGPSKILMEEVASRMTEDNEEVEVTMRQETENWLDTSVHEEDAQEYLPLKNESDNCSFELTASCKTIYSFERQCIEDHDEADIGHSPKNEHDTVSNIDNTKTRGNLTSPTLGTVQSKVETSMPNLDNRNLLSSDAVDEGGEHLCTSPSPVPKVSLVSVDKNSEILNICQVEPDLTRFEEAETDKDNADGCNVSPSTNEHYDGKVEKTSSKSPNDGSSVQSSLNYSFSIYQHSKTEEIRIATDVPLMFSGDLFHVERTQPNDANHKSNQKKFFSDYSKGRSAATNMVGEIENTKNEQEEQTIDGTMDFEYLTRLEASTICSDSATVDELENQVTVPFDVESTPRKDTTIENEDNECIENTSEKYLATQHLVEAGNRNEKDIETPDMASSQNASSRCVTEESESAIGIKDLFEDLSATTMSVSSPGASAMGEVISQSTNDTPKMTIGSFKVAFDACSALHELEPIGVLGTLGDTLIMPTEEVSSNSTNHLECEMKNAQEFSTEKKSSICLTINRSIEIEAQTSNIEIGSVAVSCEVKPVSSLGTPKDTPVLPNEQENRDAGIPICPGAAVMFDQITKCKKDVAQENTAEDINLTSKTIITSSDVAPEKLSTASTSGEEQLSTTEAEIVQVNNIILEEKCGDGGSKVQELLVETINMNKLSQPTQGIAPAYSSSEHSSFTNDDPTESPELTIEWEEEFSRKLLDFRVSSAIKTSKPAAMPGKENAPAIRKDLPQMHPVDGSAIKSSRKALKTINNN, translated from the exons ATGGAGGTGGATTACAAGAGCAAGCCGAGGAGAGAGCTCCAAGCCCTCTGCAAGCAGCATGGTCTCCCGGCCAACCTCACAAATGCCCGGATGGCTGAGAATCTCGCTTCTCTGCTCCAG AAGGCAAACAGCGAAGAAATTAAGCCCAAAGGCTGCTTGAAGGGCTCTGGAGGAAGCAGTGCCGAGGAAGGAGGAGGCAGACTGCTACCTAAGAAGGTGAGCTTCTCTCTGCACGAAGTTGGTGTGCGAGCTTTGCCTGAGCGAAGGAGATCTAGTAGGAGGAAGTCTGTTGTTGGTTTTGCACCAAAAGAAGTTACTGAGGGTGCTTCGGAAGCAAAAATTGAGCTTGAAGTGAGGAAAACAAGCAAGAGGTATCACTGCAATTCACCAGATCGGAATGGGGAAGATGAGTTGGCTACAAACTTCCCTTGTCCAGGAGGAATCCCCTTGGACGAGAAACATGATGGCGCTGTGCCAATTACTAGAAATTTGAGGAGCAGAGTAATTACAGTTGAAGGATCTAAAGCATTGCAGGGTGATATTAAAGTACCTAGAAGAATAGTAACGAGGAGTAATAGAAAGAAAGCACAAGTAGAGGTTGTAGCTTCGATTCCTGAAGTTCATTCTGAAGAAATGAAGTCTAGTAGTGATGACGGTTTGGTAAATAAAGGTCGTTCTAAGAGACAGAAGTGTGGGAACGCTACTGTGAAAATTGATGAACGACATGACAACTTTACAAAGTCTCAGAATCTGTTAAACAGTCAGGAATCAGGAACTTCTGTAGCTCCAGTCGCTGATGAAACAGTAGCAATCAAAAAGATCAGGAAGCTTGggaggaacaagaaaacaaatgAAGCAACTGATGTTACTGATCCAAGTATAAAACATACCGTTGTGGTACCTGTGACGAAGAGTTCAGTCGTTCATGAACCCAACAAGGAGATCAAGAGGCCGAATCATAATGCCCCAGAGCTCCAGATATGTGTGGAGAAATTAGTCCATATTACTGCGAAGGCAAAAAAGTTACACAACTTGCAGATAGGCCAGGTAATAAATGAACCACCAAATGAAGATTCTTACGTCGACTGTACTGTTGGAGATGGAAGGGAAACTCATTTAGGCCAAAAGCATGTTGAAGAATTACAGAGGAAATCAAGATGTACAAGAAGTGGATTGGTATTAGAAGCTAATAAGAATGATGGAAGGCTGAGGGCGAAGAAGAGAACAAAATCTTCATGTTTGGATGATGATTCTTTTTCACACGGGAAAGTTGAAGTGACTAGTAGATCAGACTCTACTGACCTGCTGGACGAGAAAGGTAGTTCATGCAGACATGAAGATGTTTCTGAGCAAACTGTGGAAGTTATAGACAGTCATATAGATCAAGGACCTTTTCATCCATGTTTGTCTCTATTTGCAACAGAAGATATACCCACCATTAATGCACACAACAGTTTTTTTGGCGAAGAGCAACCAATGCATAAGCATGAAAATTCTAGTAAGAAAACAGCGGCTAATGAACTGAACGTTGCAGAAGAGAAAAATTTCTTGACGAAGGAAGTTGAGCCTGTGGGGTTCGATTTGCTAGACACCAAAAAAATGGACAGCAATGTTGGTTTCTCATGTTCTTCACAAGTAATTCCTTCTGCTGACTGGTCAGTTAAGAATGTGACTCTTGAAGGAGGTAGCAGTCACTCTGGTTTAGACAGCACAAATAAG GTAAAGGATCGGCAAGGCAGTCAGGGCTTCGTTGGTGAGTCAGCCTTCAAGCACACATATGACAACCAAATGTTGGTTAGAGACGATAATGATTTTTTGTCTAACAATTCAATTgatgtttctatcaaattgaaagATGGGTCTTCATATTCTGAAGAAGTGATGAAAGAAGACAGTAGTACTGTTCTTGAAACTGAGTGTATGAGCAATACAATTTATTCAAAAGATCAAAAAGATGGAGATGGATTGAATATGTGTTTAAATATTCGTGATGCGCCATTCATATGCCATCGTGAAGAACATTCCCATGTTTCTGCTACGCACACTTGTTCATTGAATCAACCCAAAACGATTACACTCCAAGTTAATGGTGATGGTGTTCAAGAAAACACTTCTAACACTTCCAGTTGTGATAGTGACCTTAAAG ATAAAGCAGTCCTGCCATTAACTGTTTTTGCTTGTAATGATTTAGTTGACTTCTTCGATCAGCCAAAGATTTCCAGAAATTCTATTGGAAGTTATGGAGTTGCTTCTATGGCATCATCAAGTGCTGCATATGAAGAATTCTATGGACTGAAAGATACTAATGATACAAATGTGCCATGTGATAGCCTGCATGCATATGAAGTTGTGAAGCAAGAGGGCATATTGAAGTATTCATCATCAAACTGTGAAATTACTGCTAACAGCGTGGAGCATTCTCAAGGTGAACAAAGACAATCACAGGAATCTTCTACTGCTGTTCCTGATTTTCAGTCTTGTAACATAGTACAAGATGATGATAGATGCGTCAACAAATTTAGTTCTTGCTCTAGATGTGTAATAAATTGTAATTTTTCAGAACAAGCAATTGACCAAAGGGTTCTTTCACCTATAAGACCGGAAATCAGCAGTGAAATCCAGAAAACTCCTTTAGAGGTTAAAGTTATCAATATACCATCTTCAGGTGATAACTTATACAAAAATCATCACGATGATAATTCAAGTCGTGTTGACTTGATCAAACCAAGTGATCATAGAGAACTTTCAGGATTCAGAAGTTATGGAAGAAATTCTTATTCTGAAGGTTTTGGAATGCAAGGTGGAAAATCAACATCCTTACCAGAAAAGTCTGGAGGTGCAATTACAGTTATTTTTGAACAAATGAAAGGTCTTCAATTTGATGTTGCCAAAGAAGTACCTTCTGAGCTGAAGTTGTTTGTAGATTATGAAGCGCAGGCTAATCTGCAAGATGAACTCAATCTTGAAAAACAGCAAGTCTTGCGAACAGGATCGTCTTTGTCTACTGTTGCATCTCCCAAGAGTGAAATGGCTAGTGATGCGCTTCTGTCAGATGATGAAAGAAGGCATGATGGAACCAAAGGAGTTGACTTGCCATCTCATTCTGGATTCAAAGATAAAAGAATTGGACCAGCCATTACAGAGATCAATGATGTTCTTGGCTCATCATGTAAGGATACTTTTGATCACTCTCCTGTTCATCTAGCTCAAAGTTCAG GCAAATTTCAAGGTGATATATGGGCTACTATAAGTACGTCAAATAGTGTGAGGAAAATTGAAGCAGTATGTGAATCACCATGTGAAGAAGATAATCTTGAGGTAATTAACATGGAGGATCATCAACCACAGATGGCTGTCTCTCCTTTTTGTGTAGTTTCCTCAATTGAAGGAAATGCATGTTTTCTTAATGATGAATTTAAACAACCAAAACATGCAAACTCAAGTGAATCAGCCAATGCCATCGAAGAGGATGCTCCTAATAAATTGTCATTATCTCTGTCCGTCCCCAAGGATATTAATATTGTGAATAATGATGACTTAAGCATTTCAAGAGTTGAAAAGAAGTCTGAGTTTCTGGCACCATTTTCTGGTGGATTGAAAGAAGTTAAGGAAGTTGCAGTTATCCATGATGGGGTTGAGAATAGTGGATTGAATGCATCATATGGGTTCTCCAACTGTGAAAGCAAACATGCTAAATCGTTGTCTAATGGTAGTGCCCTGGCTATTAAATCTTATATGGAATCAGTTCATAATCTAGATGAGGTGCAAAACAAATTTCAAGCTTCTTTGGATGCTGATAGTAAAATCACAGGAATTCCAGTAAATGAAG GAGGATTGAAAGGGAGAAAATCTTATGGCACTACAGCATCATCAGTCAAATATG CATGTTGTACCAATGTGGATCTCCCAATGGATAATGTGAAGGATGAGGAAAACAATCTGAATGGTCCATCTAAGATCTTAATGGAAGAGGTTGCCTCAAGGATGACTGAAGACAATGAGGAAGTCGAGGTTACCATGAGGCAGGAAACTGAAAATTGGCTAGACACAAGTGTTCATGAAGAAGATGCCCAAGAGTACTTGCCACTCAAAAATGAATCAGACAACTGTTCATTTGAACTCACAG CATCATGCAAAACAATATACAGTTTTGAACGACAATGTATAGAAGATCATGATGAAGCAG ATATTGGTCATTCACCCAAGAATGAGCACGACACTGTTAGCAATATTGATAATACCAAGACAAGAGGAAACTTGACTTCCCCAACTTTAGGTACTGTTCAAAGTAAAGTGGAGACGTCAATGCCTAATCTAGATAATAGGAATCTCCTCTCGTCTGATGCTGTTGATGAAGGTGGAGAACATTTATGTACTAGTCCTTCTCCGGTGCCTAAGGTGTCCCTAGTTTCTGTGGATAAAAATAgtgaaattttaaatatttgtcaagTAGAGCCAGATCTTACGAGGTTTGAAGAAGCTGAAACAGATAAGGATAATGCTGATGGATGCAATGTATCCCCCAGTACCAATGAGCATTATGACGGAAAGGTGGAAAAAACTTCATCAAAAAGTCCAAATGATGGCTCAA GTGTTCAAAGCAGCCTCAATTATTCTTTTAGCATTTATCAGCATTCTAAAACTGAAGAAATTCGCATTGCAACTGATGTGCCATTGATGTTCTCAGGAGATCTATTTCATGTGGAAAGAACCCAGCCAAACGATGCTAATCATAAATCTAATCAGAAAAAATTCTTTTCGGATTATTCAAAGGGTAGATCAGCAGCAACAAATAtggtaggagagattgagaaTACTAAAAATGAACAGGAGGAACAAACAATAGATGGAACTATGGATTTTGAATATCTGACACGATTGGAAGCATCAACCATCTGCTCTGATTCCGCTACTGTGGATGAACTCGAAAATCAAG TTACCGTTCCATTTGATGTGGAAAGCACGCCCAGAAAGGACACCACCATTGAAAATGAAG ATAATGAATGCATTGAGAATACATCAGAAAAATATCTTGCTACTCAGCATTTGGTTGAAGCAGGAAACAGAAATGAAAAAGACATTGAGACCCCTGACATGGCAAGCTCTCAAAATGCATCTAGTAGATGCGTTACTGAAGAATCAGAATCTGCTATAGGTATAAAGGACTTGTTTGAAGATCTTTCAGCAACAACTATGTCAGTCAGCAGCCCAGGAGCATCAGCCATGGGTGAAGTTATCTCACAGAGCACAAATGATACGCCTAAGATGACCATTGGATCTTTTAAAGTTGCATTCGATGCATGCTCTGCACTCCATGAATTGGAACCAATTGGAGTTTTGGGCACACTCGGAGATACACTGATAATGCCAACTGAAGAAGTCTCTTCAAACTCAACTAATCACTTGGAATGTGAGATGAAAAACGCTCAAGAATTTAGTACAGAGAAGAAAAGTAGCATTTGTCTGACTATCAACAGATCCATTGAAATTGAAGCTCAAACTTCCAACATTGAAATTGGTTCGGTAGCCGTATCTTGTGAAGTCAAACCAGTAAGTTCTTTAGGCACGCCAAAAGATACACCAGTTTTGCCCAATGAACAGGAAAATAGGGATGCTGGAATTCCCATCTGTCCTGGAGCAGCAGTCATGTTCGATCAAATCACAAAATGCAAGAAAGATGTAGCTCAAGAAAATACTGCCGAAGACATAAATTTAACATCTAAGACAATCATCACATCTTCTGATGTAGCACCTGAAAAGCTCAGCACTGCTAGCACATCTGGAGAAGAGCAGCTGAGCACAACAGAAGCTGAAATTGTTCAAGTTAACAATATAATTCTGGAAGAGAAATGTGGAGATGGTGGTAGTAAGGTTCAGGAACTCCTTGTTGAAACCATAAATATGAATAAACTGTCTCAGCCAACACAGGGAATTGCTCCAGCTTATTCCAGTTCAGAACATAGCAGTTTCACTAATGATGATCCCACGGAATCTCCAG AGTTGACAATAGAATGGGAGGAGGAATTCAGCCGCAAGTTATTAGATTTCAGGGTTTCCAGCGCCATTAAAACTAGCAAGCCGGCTGCTATGCCAGGCAAGGAGAATGCACCAGCAATCAGAAAGGATCTGCCGCAGATGCACCCAGTGGATGGATCAGCAATTAAATCATCGAGAAAGGCATTAAAgactattaataataattaa